The Lachnospiraceae bacterium oral taxon 500 genome window below encodes:
- a CDS encoding coproporphyrinogen III oxidase, which yields MNYTEIYQQYMYSYPHKSTYQPVERLDLAAYRDAFAGTDMGLYFHIPFCRVKCGYCNLFSLTGVRAESYLEYIQAIRRHSAQMKAEIDFSRTRFSSLVFGGGTPLLLDVKELALLFALAEEEYQVEPTEVFSVIESSPAEITPEKLDFLKAKNLKRLSIGIQSFQAGELKMIERRAEPELAHHAIRLAKQADFPVLNLDLIYGIPGQTEASWRDSLERAEAYQPQEIFLYPLYNQPNAGLYHKFPIDEAHSRQKYELYRIGSRFLKANGYRQKSMRCFSRLAETDDHADCGFENTLALGCGGRSYFQELHFCEPYVAGQAACSAEYQRYLQKTDFLRGLSMAHLSEIQQKRRYVIKNILYYTGLSEADYRRRFAAELTADFPLLRDLEERAWVSRENGRFYLTEQGMSLSDYIGPMFQ from the coding sequence ATGAATTACACGGAAATTTATCAGCAATATATGTACAGCTATCCGCATAAATCGACATATCAGCCGGTGGAGCGGCTGGATTTGGCGGCCTATCGCGATGCCTTTGCCGGTACGGATATGGGGCTGTATTTTCATATTCCCTTTTGCCGGGTCAAATGCGGCTACTGTAACTTATTTTCGCTGACCGGAGTGCGGGCGGAAAGCTATCTGGAATATATTCAGGCCATTCGGCGGCACAGCGCCCAAATGAAAGCAGAGATTGATTTTAGCCGGACGCGCTTTTCTTCCTTGGTTTTCGGCGGCGGTACGCCGCTGCTGCTGGATGTTAAGGAACTGGCGCTTTTATTTGCTTTGGCCGAAGAGGAATATCAGGTGGAGCCGACGGAGGTTTTTTCGGTGATAGAAAGTTCGCCGGCGGAGATTACACCGGAAAAGCTGGATTTTTTAAAGGCGAAAAACCTAAAGCGGCTGAGCATTGGCATTCAGTCCTTTCAGGCCGGAGAATTAAAAATGATTGAGCGGCGGGCGGAGCCGGAGTTGGCGCATCATGCGATTCGACTGGCGAAGCAGGCGGATTTTCCGGTTTTAAATCTGGATTTGATTTATGGCATTCCCGGTCAGACCGAGGCGAGCTGGCGCGATTCGTTGGAGCGGGCGGAAGCGTATCAACCGCAGGAAATTTTTCTTTATCCCCTATATAATCAGCCAAATGCCGGCCTTTATCATAAGTTTCCGATCGATGAGGCACACAGCCGCCAAAAATATGAGTTGTACCGGATTGGCAGCCGGTTTTTAAAGGCAAACGGCTACCGCCAAAAGTCAATGCGTTGTTTCAGCCGGCTGGCGGAAACGGATGACCATGCCGACTGCGGCTTTGAAAACACGCTGGCGCTGGGCTGCGGCGGCCGCAGTTATTTTCAGGAACTGCATTTTTGTGAACCCTATGTCGCCGGGCAGGCGGCTTGTTCGGCCGAATATCAGCGATATTTACAGAAAACTGATTTTTTAAGGGGCTTATCAATGGCGCATCTGTCGGAAATACAACAGAAGCGGCGTTATGTGATTAAAAATATTTTGTATTATACCGGCCTGTCGGAGGCTGACTACCGGCGACGGTTTGCGGCGGAGCTGACTGCCGATTTTCCGCTGCTTCGGGATTTAGAGGAGAGGGCATGGGTCAGCCGGGAAAATGGCCGTTTTTACCTGACCGAGCAGGGAATGTCGCTGTCTGATTACATCGGACCGATGTTTCAATGA
- a CDS encoding cytoplasmic protein, translating into MMRSEKFFYDYDDYESGEKDALTLAQEVLADSDLPDLDELVIGCWGESYDNSVQSLLDEFTANADKLRHLKSLFIGDMDYEECEVSWIEQGNYEELLAALPGLEKLTIKGSVGLSLGKVRHAALQEIEIICGGLPKNVLHELAAAELPALTKLNLYLGVEEYGFDGGIEDVKTLLHSPLMRQLTYLGLGDSEWQDEVVEAVLEVLPLLRLEVLDFSNGTLTDQGGQLLLDAKDKLKNLKKIDLTYHFLSDEMMERLKATGLPFVLDDPQETDIDEDDGYIYRFPMLTE; encoded by the coding sequence ATGATGAGAAGCGAAAAGTTTTTTTATGATTATGACGATTATGAGAGCGGAGAAAAGGATGCGCTGACTTTGGCACAGGAGGTGCTGGCTGATTCAGATCTGCCGGATTTGGATGAGTTGGTGATTGGCTGCTGGGGCGAATCCTATGATAATTCGGTTCAAAGCCTGCTGGATGAGTTCACGGCCAACGCAGATAAGCTGCGGCATTTAAAAAGCCTGTTTATCGGCGATATGGATTATGAGGAATGTGAGGTTTCCTGGATTGAGCAGGGGAATTATGAAGAACTGCTGGCGGCGCTGCCGGGTTTGGAGAAGCTGACGATTAAGGGCAGCGTGGGCTTGAGCCTGGGTAAGGTTCGCCATGCGGCTTTGCAGGAAATTGAGATTATTTGCGGGGGACTGCCCAAAAATGTGCTGCATGAACTGGCTGCGGCAGAATTGCCGGCACTGACCAAGCTGAATCTTTATTTGGGAGTCGAGGAATACGGCTTTGACGGCGGCATTGAAGATGTTAAGACCTTGCTGCATAGTCCGTTGATGCGGCAGTTGACTTATTTGGGGCTGGGCGACAGCGAATGGCAGGACGAGGTGGTCGAAGCAGTACTGGAAGTGCTGCCGCTGCTGCGCTTGGAGGTTTTGGATTTTTCCAACGGCACGCTGACGGATCAGGGTGGTCAGCTTTTGCTGGATGCGAAGGATAAGCTGAAGAACCTCAAAAAAATTGACTTGACCTATCATTTTTTAAGTGATGAAATGATGGAGCGCCTAAAAGCTACCGGTCTGCCGTTTGTGCTGGATGATCCGCAGGAAACCGATATTGATGAGGATGATGGCTATATTTATCGTTTTCCGATGCTGACCGAGTAA